A genomic region of Hippoglossus hippoglossus isolate fHipHip1 chromosome 8, fHipHip1.pri, whole genome shotgun sequence contains the following coding sequences:
- the si:dkey-283b1.7 gene encoding von Willebrand factor C domain-containing protein 2-like: MSHRHRAHGCLPIALLQLFLLQLFLLQLLPPLAPGRVAELAVAAEYSSKTDLDYEFGDYRGKWCIDDHGFVYGIGEVYYPSPAACPCTCTSDGPVCVRPKCPRVHPRCTRIRYKACCPVCDAMARVCVYGGQTYRLLEEFRLSRCERCRCEANREVYCSISDCPAPHCVNPTYEPNHCCPICKAGPNCFAGSRVIPAGERVNIDEQTVCYCTYRDGTWHTHPYATCEQQPQPRPTPDVRTKPSRDEDTYGKGRRTFIARLDAIP; the protein is encoded by the exons ATGAGCCACCGGCACCGTGCGCACGGATGCCTCCCCATCGCGCTGCTCCAGCTGTTCCTGCTCCAGCTgttcctgctccagctgctgccgcCGCTCGCCCCGGGGCGCGTCGCGGAGCTCGCGGTGGCGGCGGAATACTCCTCCAAAACCGACTTGGACTACGAGTTCGGGGACTACCGGGGGAAGTGGTGCATCGACGACCACGGTTTCGTCTACGGGATTGGAGAGGTCTATTACCCGAGCCCCGCGGCGTGTCCGTGCACGTGCACCTCGGACGGTCCCGTGTGCGTCCGACCCAAGTGTCCCCGCGTCCACCCCCGGTGCACGCGGATCAGATATAAAGCGTGCTGTCCGGTGTGCGACGCTATGGCCAGGGTCTGTGTGTACGGGGGCCAAACTTACCGGCTGCTCGAGGAATTCAGG TTGTCGAGGTGTGAGCGATGCCGCTGCGAGGCCAACAGAGAGGTGTACTGCAGCATTTCAGACTGTCCCGCCCCCCACTGCGTCAACCCCACCTACGAACCCAACCACTGCTGCCCCATCTGTAAGGCTG GTCCCAACTGCTTTGCTGGGAGCAGGGTGATCCCGGCAGGGGAGCGTGTCAACATAGACGAGCAAACAGTTTGCTACTGCACCTACCGGGACGGCACGTGGCACACCCACCCCTACGCCACCTGCGAGCAGCAGCCCCAGCCCAGGCCAACACCTGATGTCCGCACTAAGCCATCCAGGGACGAGGACACCTATGGGAAAGGCAGGAGAACGTTTATTGCCAGACTGGATGCGATACCATGA
- the rpl23 gene encoding 60S ribosomal protein L23 produces MSKRGRGGSSGAKFRISLGLPVGAVINCADNTGAKNLYIISVKGIKGRLNRLPAAGVGDMVMATVKKGKPELRKKVHPAVVIRQRKSYRRKDGVFLYFEDNAGVIVNNKGEMKGSAITGPVAKECADLWPRIASNAGSIA; encoded by the exons atgTCTAAAAGAG GACGTGGTGGTTCATCTGGAGCCAAGTTCCGCATCTCGCTGGGTCTCCCAGTGGGAGCAGTCATCAACTGCGCGGACAACACAG GTGCCAAAAACCTGTACATCATCTCCGTGAAGGGCATCAAGGGGCGTCTGAACCGTCTGCCTGCAGCGGGAGTGGGTGACATGGTTATGGCCACAGTGAAGAAAGGCAAGCCAGAGCTCCGAAAGAAGG TGCATCCTGCGGTGGTGATACGGCAGCGGAAGTCGTATCGACGAAAAGATGGCGTGTTCCTCTACTTTGAAGACAATGCGGGCGTCATAGTAAACAACAAAGGGGAAATGAAAG GTTCAGCCATCACAGGCCCAGTGGCCAAAGAGTGCGCTGACCTGTGGCCCAGGATTGCCTCCAATGCTGGCAGCATTGCCTGA